The genomic DNA TGCTTTTTTCCGTGTGCGGATTTTTTCAAATGGAACGATCTTTTTGTTAACAAAATGAAGCACAGGTTTTACTTGGAGCAGGTTTCCGACAAAGAATTGTGCACTGTTCAGACGTCCGCCCCGGTGCAAGTGACTGAGATCGTCGACCATGAAGTATGCGGATATCCCTTGCGCCCGTATGACAGTCAACCTTGAAAGGATCAGCTTAGCTGCTTGCCCTTGCTCAGCCATTTTTGCTGCTTCCAAAACAAAAAATCCTTGCGGCATACAGCTGATTTCCGAGTCGAACACATGGACATTGATACCCTCGACCATTGTGCTGGCTGACATTGCACTTTGATACGTACCGCTGATTTCACTCGAAAGTGTTATGACGATGACGTCCGTGTAGCCTTCCTTTGCTAAGCTTTCATACAGCTCTGAGAAAAGTCCTACAGCCGGCTGTGAGGTTTTCGGCAATTTTCCGCCCTCTCTCACCTGCTGGTAAAATTCCTCTGCGCTGATTTCTTTTTCCTCTTGATAGGATTCATTCTCGAAAATGACATTCAAGGGAACCATATGTATGTTGTATTGCTCACGTAAGCTTTTCGGTAAATAGGACGTGCTGTCTGTTACGATTGCGACTTTATCCATAGATTCATAACCCTTTCTGTAATTATTCCCTACTTATGTATTTGACTAAAATAGATGATTACCTTCCTTATTTTACTTGAAAAAAATAAACTTGTGGGCATAAACAAAGTAATTTGAACGCTCATTCAATTAATTCATACATTTTATTCCATTTATGTGAAGGTAATGGTAGATTAGTAGATATACCTTTAGAACTTAAAGGCATGGTCACGTACTTTACATACGACAAGGACTATCATTCCCTTTCATTCTTTTTCCTCGCCCATACGATTGATGGGGAAATGAAGTCAAACGAGCCTGACAAAGTTGTTCCTGCATGGTTCCCAATCAAAAACATCGAAACGAGCGACCAGATCCTTGAGCATGACAAAGGCATATTGAAAGCCTTCCTTACCAGCAAAGAGTTTGTACGAGCGAATGTCATCCGCCAATCACCCGTAAACGTTGAAAACTGGTCCGTTGGGGTTTGAGAAGCTCTTATTAGCCCCGAAAACAGGGAAGTGCCATTTTGAGGGCATTTAAACGCTCTTTCGTACCGCGAAAACAGTAAACCACTGTTTTGTGGGCACGATTAAGGCTTATCTCACCCCAATATGAAAAGAGGACTGCGCTGCACATCGTTTCCCAAACGATGGCAGCGCAGTCCTTTTATTTAACACTCATTTAGTTCACTTTTACCCAGCCGTTCTTGATGGCTTCTACAACAGCTTGAGTACGGTCGTTCACGTTCATCTTCTGCAAAATGTTACTTACGTGGTTTTTGACCGTCTTTTCACTGATATATAGGGCTTCACCAATGGAACGGTTGCTCTTACCATCAGCGAGCATTTGCAGCACTTCACACTCACGACGAGTCAAAATATGAAGTGGTTTACGGTATTCGACTTCCTTGAATCCAAGTTCGTTTCCATTGGATTCATGACCTTGCGTCTTGATGCGACGGAATTCGCTGATCAGGTTTACGGTCACCTTCGGATGAAGATAAGCCCCACCATCAGCAACGACCTTCACAGCATCGATCAATGCATCCGCGTCCATTTCCTTCAATAGGTAGCCGGAAGCACCTGTTTGGACGGCATGCGTCACGTATGCTTCGTCATCATGGATTGAAAGAATGATGACTTTGATATCTGGGAAGCGCTCGACCAGACGACGAGTTGCCTCGACACCATTGATATTCGGCATGTTGATGTCCATCAGAACGACATCCGGAACATACGACTCGATTAGATCGACCGCATCTTGTCCATCGTCACCCTCTGCGACCACCTCGAAGTTTTCTTCCATATCCAGAATGCGTTTGACCCCTTCACGGAAAAGTTTATGGTCATCAATCAGTACAATTTTCGTCTTTACGGCGTTTACTTGTGTCATTTCCATGCCTCCTGCTCACTTAATGGTATTTGTATAAAAATCAACGTCCCTTTTCCAGGGGTAGTATCAATTTTCATCGTTCCTTTCAGTAATTCCACTCGTTCTTTCATCCCAACGAGCCCAAAGGACTGGTCTTTTTTCTGACTGGAATCGAACCCGATTCCATTATCACGTACCAGAATGGAGAGGTTTTGTTGAAACTCCACTTTCACCTGGATCTCATCCGCTTCTGCATGTTTGCATGCGTTTTGCACGGATTCCTGGATAAGCCTATATGTTGCAACTTCCAGTTTAGTAGGAAGACGGCGCTCATTGCCGAAGCTTTTCAGCTGTATATCAATTCCTGTTGAATTTGATAAATTTCTTAAGTATTTCTCTAAAGTTGGCAGGAGTCCTAGGTCATCAAGGGCCATTGGACGAAGATCATAGATGATGCGTCGAACCTCAGTCAAAGCATCCTTGACCATTTGCCTCAAATTCTTCAGCTCACCTCGTGCTTGATCCACACCTTGTGTCGCATATATTTTTTCAATCAATTCAGAACGCAAGAGAACGTTGGCAAGCATTTGTGCCGGACCATCATGAATTTCTCTGGATACCCGACCCCGTTCTTCCTCTTGAGCTTCAATGATCTGTAAACCAAAATCCTGCTTTTCTTTTGCATTCTTTACCATTTCGCCGACTTTTCGCAGATCACTGTCGAGATAGCTCAGCACGACACTAATCTGACTGACGAGCATTTCCGCCCGTTCAACTGTCTCCTTTAGATTAAGGAGTCTTCGCTCAATATCATCGCGCCGTTGCCGGAGGGCTGATTCCTTCTCCCTGGTGGAGATCAACTGGACTTGGAATTCACTTGCTGATTCATAAGCCTGTTTGATTTCTTGTTCTCCGTAACGCTCGAAATGCTTACTCACTTCTGCAAGCCTGGCCCGGGCTAATCGTGCCCGCGTCTCCAATACGTCTGCTCTGTGAATCGTTTCGAGAACAGCTTCTTTAATTTCCTTCAATTCGTTTGATAGTTTCTCAAATTCTTCGCGCGATTGCTCGCCGATCTCAAAGATCTGTTCTTTACTCTCTGTTACGGTCGCAATCGTCTTATCAAGAATCGTGTCGATACTGTTTGGATCAAACGTTTTTGTCATCGTCATAGGAATGCCTCCAATACTACTGTATCGAACAACCCTTAGTTGGTACTAGGTCCTTCTTACCCAAATAGCGGGAAAATTACATCCAATATTTTCCCTCATTCGATATATCATTCGAAATGCTATCTGAATTTATGACTTTATTACTCATATTTTTTATAAAATTTGATGGGATTTTAGTCCAGATATATAATGTACAAAGTTACGAAATAAATCTGGAGGTTATTCATGCTCTCAACATATTATACCGTAAAAGAGTACGGAGAACACGAACAAATCATACAAAAATCAAGATTTATCGGTTATGTCCAACGCGCCCAAACAGAAGAGGAAGCGCAAGCATTCATCCAATCCATCAAGAAAAAGCATCATGACGCGACGCATAACTGTTCTGCCTACCTTATCGGCGAAAACGATCAAATCCAAAAAGCCAATGATGATGGGGAGCCGAGTGGAACTGCGGGCTTACCGATCCTTGAAGTTTTAAAAAAGAGAAAATTAAAAAATGTCGTGGTAGTAATTACCCGTTACTTTGGGGGAGTTAAGCTTGGTGCCGGCGGTTTGATCCGTGCATATGGTTCTTCTACATCAAAAGCACTAGATGCGACAGGAATTGTCGAACGTCGACGAATGACTATAATGTCATCCAGCTTTGATTATCATCTGCTCGGAAAGGTGGAGAATGAAATCCGCAACTCCGAATATATGTTAAAGGAAATCCATTACCTGGATACGGTGAAAGTCGAAACACTCATCCGTGAAGGAGAGGAAGAATCCTTTACCGAATGGATGACCAACATTACGTCAGGTCAAGCTGAGATCACAAAAATCGACACACAATTTATTGAAATCGATATTTAACAAAATTTCTATTGCTATGCGTGTTGGAATGAGATAGTATTTTAAAAGTTAGATAATTTTACTTTTAAGGCTATGATGGGTGTCGTGTATTTTCATACAGCCTGACATAGCTCAGTATAGATGGAGTCCGCCTCGTATAAGGGCTCTTTTCGTAATTATAGTACATCGTTATTAAGGAGATATAAAGATCATGTATCGAACTGAAATACGCAGAAAAAAGAAACGTCGTCGTAAGAATCTATTATTGACGTCTCTCTTCTTAGTCATTTTCTGTACAATCGGATATGGTTCCTATTTGACTTTCAAACTGGTAAACGCGACCGATAATTCTGTCGAACAGTTGAAAAGAGGAGATAAATCGAACCTTCGCGAAGAAAAAATCGATGTGGGAGAAGATAATTTTTCTGTCCTCTTTATCGGTGTCGATGCACGTGAAGGAGATAAAGTCAGCCGATCGGACGCATTGATTTTAGCCACCTTCAACAAAAAGGATAAATCCGTGAAGATGGTCAGCATCCCTCGTGACTCATATGTAGAAATTCCAGACCGTGGCATGGATAAGATCAACCACGCTCATGCCTTCGGCGGTGTCGATCTGGCCGTCCAAAGTGTCGAGAACCTATTTGGGGTTCCTGTCGACCATTATGTGCGCCTAGATTTCAGAGCATTCATTGAAATCGTCGATGCGCTCGGTGGTGTAGAAGTCGATGTGCCAAAAACATTCAGTGTTCAAGACAGCCAGGACCGTGAAGATGCAATCACCTTACAGGAAGGTGTTCATGAGCTCGATGGTGAAGAAGCACTCGCCTTCGTACGGATGAGAAAGCAAGATCCGACCGGTGACATCGGCCGTGGTGAACGACAGAAGCAAGTCATTAAAGCCATCATTGAAAAAGGAACATCCTTATCGTCGATTACACGGTACGGCAAAGTGATTGACGGACTTGAAAAGAATATCCAGATGGATCTGACATTCAGAGAAATTGCAGCCCTGCATGATTACGCTGGCAGCATTGACGATATTGAGTCCCTTCAGCTTACTGGTTACAACTCCAACAACGGAACGTTCTACTATATGTTGGATGAAGGAAGCGTCGAAACGATCTCAGGCAAACTACGATCACACTTGGAAATCGATACACAAAATAGCAGTACAGCCTCAAATGATACGTCCAACGGAGACCAAACTGCATCAGAATAAAACGGATAGCTGACCCGAAAGAATTCGGGTCAGCTTTTTTAATGGAAAAACGTGATGAGCGGACGTGTGCGGTTGTCTGTTGATGCGGATTATGAACCTAGATTGACGATTTATGAACCGATTTGAAGAATTATGAACCCAGATGAAGATTTATGAACCCAGTTTAAAAATTATGAACCTAGATGAAGAAATTATGCACCGATTACTTTTTCGGCCTGCAAGTGGACCAATCAAAATAAGAATGAAGATCTTTTCCACAGCTTCCACCTCTCGTTTTGATCTTCATCCCGCTTATGAAAGACATTTCCGCTCACTTTCCACCTTGTTTTGTCCTTCATACCGCTTATGAAGGACATTTCCGCTCTCATTCCACCTTGTTTTGTCCTTCATCCCCTTTATGAAAGACATTTCCGCTCACTTTCCACCTCGTTTTGTCCTTCATCCCGCTTATGAAGGACATTTCCGCTCTCATTCCTCCCCAGTTTTGTCCTTGATTTCTCCCGACCTTCCCCTAAAATGAAAAAAACGATTGGAAACTCCAATCGTTTCATTATCAATCATTTAAAAAAAGCACCCCGCCAAAAGACGCGGTAGTCTTAGGGTGGGGCGCTTCCAATTTCACTCTCACAATAAAATTATCCAGAAG from Pseudalkalibacillus sp. SCS-8 includes the following:
- a CDS encoding LCP family protein; this encodes MYRTEIRRKKKRRRKNLLLTSLFLVIFCTIGYGSYLTFKLVNATDNSVEQLKRGDKSNLREEKIDVGEDNFSVLFIGVDAREGDKVSRSDALILATFNKKDKSVKMVSIPRDSYVEIPDRGMDKINHAHAFGGVDLAVQSVENLFGVPVDHYVRLDFRAFIEIVDALGGVEVDVPKTFSVQDSQDREDAITLQEGVHELDGEEALAFVRMRKQDPTGDIGRGERQKQVIKAIIEKGTSLSSITRYGKVIDGLEKNIQMDLTFREIAALHDYAGSIDDIESLQLTGYNSNNGTFYYMLDEGSVETISGKLRSHLEIDTQNSSTASNDTSNGDQTASE
- a CDS encoding YigZ family protein translates to MLSTYYTVKEYGEHEQIIQKSRFIGYVQRAQTEEEAQAFIQSIKKKHHDATHNCSAYLIGENDQIQKANDDGEPSGTAGLPILEVLKKRKLKNVVVVITRYFGGVKLGAGGLIRAYGSSTSKALDATGIVERRRMTIMSSSFDYHLLGKVENEIRNSEYMLKEIHYLDTVKVETLIREGEEESFTEWMTNITSGQAEITKIDTQFIEIDI
- a CDS encoding sensor histidine kinase, whose product is MTMTKTFDPNSIDTILDKTIATVTESKEQIFEIGEQSREEFEKLSNELKEIKEAVLETIHRADVLETRARLARARLAEVSKHFERYGEQEIKQAYESASEFQVQLISTREKESALRQRRDDIERRLLNLKETVERAEMLVSQISVVLSYLDSDLRKVGEMVKNAKEKQDFGLQIIEAQEEERGRVSREIHDGPAQMLANVLLRSELIEKIYATQGVDQARGELKNLRQMVKDALTEVRRIIYDLRPMALDDLGLLPTLEKYLRNLSNSTGIDIQLKSFGNERRLPTKLEVATYRLIQESVQNACKHAEADEIQVKVEFQQNLSILVRDNGIGFDSSQKKDQSFGLVGMKERVELLKGTMKIDTTPGKGTLIFIQIPLSEQEAWK
- a CDS encoding response regulator transcription factor, producing the protein MTQVNAVKTKIVLIDDHKLFREGVKRILDMEENFEVVAEGDDGQDAVDLIESYVPDVVLMDINMPNINGVEATRRLVERFPDIKVIILSIHDDEAYVTHAVQTGASGYLLKEMDADALIDAVKVVADGGAYLHPKVTVNLISEFRRIKTQGHESNGNELGFKEVEYRKPLHILTRRECEVLQMLADGKSNRSIGEALYISEKTVKNHVSNILQKMNVNDRTQAVVEAIKNGWVKVN
- a CDS encoding DegV family protein — its product is MDKVAIVTDSTSYLPKSLREQYNIHMVPLNVIFENESYQEEKEISAEEFYQQVREGGKLPKTSQPAVGLFSELYESLAKEGYTDVIVITLSSEISGTYQSAMSASTMVEGINVHVFDSEISCMPQGFFVLEAAKMAEQGQAAKLILSRLTVIRAQGISAYFMVDDLSHLHRGGRLNSAQFFVGNLLQVKPVLHFVNKKIVPFEKIRTRKKAIKRLFDLVKEDVDREDEVTISVIHANREEEAKEYAEQLKELYPNAEVIISYFGPVIGTHLGEGSIGLTWIKE